GTTCATCGAGATCGAGCCCGACGAGCACGGGCGCATCCCGCAGGACGTTTGGTTCACGGCCAAGGAAACCGAGGGTGTCGGCGACTTCATCCAGGCCAGCGGCAAGCCCCACCCGATGGGCAAAGACGAGGCCGCCCGGATGATCGGCGAGAGCGAGAAGAAGGACGAGCCCGAGCTCAAGACCGACTACCAGAAGGGTGACAAGATCAAGGTCATCGTCGGTGCGTTCGAGGGCTTCGAGGGCGACGTTGACGAGGTCCTGGCCGACAAGGGCCAGGTGCGGATCATCACCATGATCTTCGGCCGCCCGACGCCGCTGGAGGTGGCGTACGAGGAGATCGAGAAGTTGTAACTTGTTGACTGGTGACTTGTTACTTGGGTGAAGGCGACCTTCTGTCTCTGGCCCCAGTTCACGAGACACCAGTTCACGAGCCTCGACCCCATGTCCCGCTTCGCCGCCTACACCTCGTCGCCGGAGGGGTTTCGCGTCGCGCGCGGGGACATGCTGACGGCC
Above is a genomic segment from Planctomycetota bacterium containing:
- the nusG gene encoding transcription termination/antitermination protein NusG, which translates into the protein MDTPAVADNAAPDQPLNPNMRLFTLRVASNKEDRVRDAIVRKTRIEGLEHKVGRVLVPVKKVMQVKNGQRHFVDQKLYPGYVFIEIEPDEHGRIPQDVWFTAKETEGVGDFIQASGKPHPMGKDEAARMIGESEKKDEPELKTDYQKGDKIKVIVGAFEGFEGDVDEVLADKGQVRIITMIFGRPTPLEVAYEEIEKL